The Argentina anserina chromosome 3, drPotAnse1.1, whole genome shotgun sequence genome includes a region encoding these proteins:
- the LOC126786884 gene encoding serpin-ZXA-like has translation MASIKQVPTGTNAEEVRVEVNSWVEEQTRGLIPEILPPGSGNGICINANTLYFKASWRDEYFDELTTREDVFHLLTGDKVGKVPFMTSGYEHYITAFDGFKALRLPYQASKDYNDFRSFSMILLLPDAIDGLPALAHRFKISTGFEASSILGELGLTALASESQIYHQAIIEVNEKDTTATAATVDDMAFSMEDFVADHPFIFLITEDGGTVLFMGHVLNPLAG, from the exons ATGGCCTCCATTAAGCAAGTCCCTACCGGAACCAATGCCGAGGAGGTGAGAGTTGAAGTGAACTCATGGGTGGAGGAACAGACGCGCGGCCTTATCCCCGAGATTCTTCCACCAGGCTCAGGTAATGGGATTTGCATCAACGCAAATACTTTATACTTCAAGGCAAGTTGGAGGGATGAGTACTTCGACGAATTAACGACCAGAGAGGATGTGTTTCATCTTCTCACTGGAGATAAAGTCGGTAAGGTACCTTTCATGACCAGCGGATATGAGCACTATATTACTGCCTTTGACGGCTTCAAAGCCTTGAGACTTCCTTACCAAGCAAGTAAAGACTATAATGATTTCCGATCCTTTTCTATGATTTTGCTTCTTCCGGATGCCATAGATGGGCTGCCAGCTCTGGCGCATAGA TTTAAGATTTCTACTGGGTTTGAAGCCTCCAGTATTCTGGGGGAACTAGGGCTGACGGCTCTTGCCTCGGAGTCGCAGATATATCATCAAGCCATAATCGAGGTTAATGAAAAAGACACAACAGCTACAGCTGCAACAGTTGATGATATGGCATTCTCTATGG AAGACTTTGTGGCGGATCACCCATTCATATTTCTCATCACAGAAGATGGTGGAACGGTGCTGTTCATGGGGCACGTACTTAATCCCCTTGCTGGCTGA
- the LOC126786064 gene encoding protein ALTERED PHOSPHATE STARVATION RESPONSE 1, which translates to MGGVASRVNKEERVRVCKERRKLMKQLVRFRGEFADAQLVYLRALRNTGATLRQFTESESLELETTSYGLGLPPSPPPPLPPSPPPPPPLSPDFRKSDNDRKEEIGLAESMEIIEDDASTPPPPLVEHSSSWDIFGSSSPHYQKHDETVEPNDEEKWADTKPEFEEDEQEEETVANVVSMLPKKLQLKESVEVNSSTMRWPYPKGSADTTMVLWKRKRTLESIVKELDEHFLKSSAGLKEIAVLMEIKGGNTFLPQRTNENKRKRCNSAKVFSALSWSRSARALQYSRDAVESSGPSEPCRPGAHCITLRKLYEAEKKLYEEIKEEELTRLEYERKSKLLQKQEAEGDCIKSEKTRFSVENLEADILGLQQSISSTCSSMVKLIDYELYPQLCTLISGLLHIWKMMHECHQVQNFVSQQLNNLTDIHKIDLSTTYHRQAAIQLESEVSCWNNSFSEAIKSQQEYVRTLCRWIQLTDNLVDENRQSLYSSAVCRLCGQWQLALDESPDKEAAEAIKSLLSAVHRICLQQEEEHNLQKKSDKLEKRLQKELHSLADMGRKMELSFTDEDACSDLDPKHPFAIKRDKTEALKKQVEIEKAKYLNEVQVSKNLILDNLKTYLPKVFQSLMAFSSAYVQGIEAISCDTKQAECSDGELQIS; encoded by the exons ATGGGCGGTGTTGCATCAAGGGTTAACAAGGAAGAAAGGGTCCGGGTTTGCAAGGAGAGGAGGAAGCTAATGAAGCAGTTGGTGAGATTTAGAGGTGAATTTGCAGATGCCCAGTTGGTTTATTTGAGAGCATTAAGAAATACTGGAGCAACACTAAGGCAATTTACAGAGTCCGAGTCATTGGAGCTTGAAACTACTTCTTATGGCCTGGGATTACCACCATCACCACCGCCCCCCTTGCCTCCTTcccctccaccaccacctcctctcAGCCCTGACTTCAGAAAGTCCGATAATGATAGGAAAGAGGAAATTGGCCTAGCAGAAAGTATGGAAATTATAGAGGATGATGCCAGTACCCCACCACCTCCTCTGGTCGAACACTCATCATCTTGGGACATTTTTGGTTCTTCTTCACCACATTATCAGAAACATGATGAAACAGTGGAGCCAAATGATGAGGAGAAGTGGGCAGATACTAAGCCAGAATTCGAGGAAGATGAACAGGAAGAGGAAACTGTTGCTAATGTTGTGAGTATGCTGCCAAAGAAACTGCAGCTCAAAGAATCGGTCGAGGTTAATTCATCAACAATGAGGTGGCCATATCCTAAGGGCTCGGCGGATACAACCATGGTACTATGGAAACGAAAGAGGACTTTGGAGAGTATAGTTAAAGAGTTGGATGAACATTTTCTGAAATCTTCAGCTGGTTTAAAGGAAATTGCTGTTCTCATGGAAATCAAAGGAGGGAATACATTTCTGCCACAGCGTACCAATGAAAACAAAA GGAAGAGGTGCAATTCTGCAAAGGTCTTTAGTGCATTGTCATGGAGCCGATCTGCTAGGGCACTTCAATATTCAAGAGATGCTGTTGAGTCTAGTGGTCCTAGTGAACCTTGCAGGCCAGGAGCTCATTGCATTACTCTGAGGAAGTTATATGAAGCGGAAAAGAAACTTTACGAGGAGATTAAG GAGGAAGAGCTTACCAGACTAGAATACGAGAGGAAATCCAAATTACTGCAAAAACAAGAGGCTGAAGGTGACTGCATCAAGAGTGAGAAAACTCGATTTAGTGTTGAGAACTTGGAGGCTGACATCTTAGGTTTGCAGCAGTCCATCAGCAGTACTTGTTCTTCTATGGTGAAGCTCATAGATTACGAGCTGTATCCTCAGTTGTGCACATTAATTTCCGG GCTTTTGCACATATGGAAAATGATGCATGAATGCCATCAAGTTCAGAATTTTGTTTCTCAGCAGTTGAATAATCTTACTGATATTCATAAGATTGACCTGAGCACCACTTATCATCGCCAGGCAGCCATTCAACTAGAGTCTGAGGTATCTTGTTGGAATAACAGCTTTTCTGAAGCCATAAAATCACAACAAGAATATGTCAGAACACTTTGCAGGTGGATCCAGCTCACTGATAATCTTGTGGATGAAAACCGACAGAGTTTGTACTCTTCTGCTGTTTGTCGCTTGTGTGGCCAATGGCAGCTTGCCCTTGATGAATCACCAGATAAG GAAGCGGCAGAGGCCATTAAGAGCCTTCTATCAGCTGTCCACAGAATTTGTCTGCAGCAAGAAGAGGAGCACAATCTGCAGAAGAAATCCGACAAACTTGAGAAAAGGCTGCAAAAAGAGTTGCATTCATTAGCTGACATGGGGAGAAAGATGGAACTCAGCTTCACTGATGAAGATGCGTGCTCTGACTTGGACCCTAAGCATCCTTTCGCAATAAAGAGGGATAAAACTGAAGCCTTAAAGAAGCAAGTAGAAATTGAGAAAGCCAAATATCTCAATGAGGTTCAGGTCAGCAAGAACCTGATATTGGACAATCTGAAAACTTACCTTCCCAAGGTGTTCCAATCATTGATGGCATTTTCTAGTGCCTATGTGCAAGGCATTGAGGCTATATCTTGTGACACTAAGCAAGCAGAGTGTTCCGATGGTGAACTTCAAATCTCATAG
- the LOC126786886 gene encoding pathogenesis-related protein 1-like — protein sequence MELSNKISSVLVFLVALSLLHSIHAQDAIKDFLNGHNFARKAVGNKPLEWDPVLEQYAKDYAAKHKDCQLTHTGGPYGENLAMSPIEMYGLDAVSMWVGEKKYYSYEARNCVGGGECGHYLQVIWNTSTHLGCAKMKCDTGGTWIGCNYNPPPKGDLPY from the coding sequence ATGGAACTGTCTAATAAGATTTCATCGGTCCTCGTTTTTCTTGTAGCTTTATCTCTACTCCATTCCATTCATGCACAAGATGCAATCAAGGACTTCCTGAACGGCCACAACTTTGCCCGGAAGGCTGTTGGTAACAAACCCCTGGAGTGGGATCCTGTTCTAGAGCAGTATGCTAAAGACTATGCCGCAAAACACAAGGACTGCCAACTTACCCACACCGGCGGTCCTTACGGTGAAAACCTTGCCATGAGTCCGATCGAGATGTACGGCTTAGATGCTGTATCAATGTGGGTGGGGGAGAAGAAATATTACAGTTATGAGGCCAGAAATTGCGTCGGTGGCGGCGAATGTGGGCATTACTTGCAGGTTATCTGGAACACCTCGACTCATCTGGGGTGTGCTAAAATGAAGTGCGACACTGGGGGCACTTGGATCGGCTGCAACTACAACCCCCCTCCAAAGGGTGACTTGCCTTACTAA
- the LOC126786887 gene encoding non-specific lipid-transfer protein AP10-like codes for MEKQIMLFSGLAIMVVILNACPAIGQCDADIVEMLPCATFVMGPAVGKPPPECCEGVKLVLDKADNEEKRRSLCQCLKDEAIKAEVKIIPEKLMNITGPCEIKVPIPTDPNVDCKTVPVF; via the exons ATGGAGAAGCAAATAATGCTTTTCTCTGGACTGGCGATTATGGTCGTCATCCTCAATGCATGTCCTGCAATCGGCCAATGCGACGCAGATATAGTCGAGATGTTGCCCTGCGCGACCTTCGTTATGGGCCCTGCTGTTGGGAAGCCCCCTCCAGAGTGTTGTGAAGGTGTGAAGCTTGTTCTTGATAAAGCTGATAACGAAGAGAAGCGCAGGTCTCTTTGCCAATGTTTGAAAGATGAAGCTATTAAAGCTGAAGTTAAAATCATACCTGAAAAACTAATGAACATCACTGGACCTTGTGAGATCAAGGTTCCTATTCCTACTGATCCTAATGTCGACTGCAAGAC GGTTCCGGTGTTTTGA
- the LOC126785955 gene encoding BTB/POZ domain-containing protein At1g30440, translated as MACVKLGSKSDAFHRQGQAWFCTTGLPSDVVVEVGEMAFHLHKFPLLSRSGVMERLISEASDDGEEACNINLPDIPGGAKTFELVAKFCYGVKLELTASNVVYLRCAAEHLEMTEEYGEGNLITHTETFLNHVVLRNWKDSLKALQTCDDILPYAEELNITKRCIESLATKASTDPNLFGWPVKEHGGPMQSPGGSVLWNGISTGARPKKSSSDWWYEDVATLSLPLYQRLISVMESRSIRKEIIAGSITCYAKKYLPGLSRRQGTSESSTRLAPASLGSPPSEEDQKLLLEEVDRLLPLQKGLVPTRFLFGLLRTAMILRANPSCISNFEKRIGMQFDQATLEDLLMPNFSYSMETLYNVDCVQRILDHFLTVEQIAGGASPGSIEDGQLIGSPSLTPVTMVAKLIDGYLAEVAPDVNLKLPKFQALAAAVPEYARHLDDGLYRAIDIYLKSHPWLAEADREQLCRLMDCQKLSLEACTHAAQNERLPLRIIVQVLFFEQLQLRSSIAGCFLVSDNLDGSRQLRNGFSGFSGSNEGGGWATTVRENQVLKVGMDSMRMRVSELEKECSNMRQEIEKLGKVKGSSTWGNVSKKFGFKIKSQMCSAQEGSVSKQLDGNEKAEKLKERRGKHKKASVKDE; from the exons ATGGCTTGCGTGAAACTGGGATCTAAAAGTGATGCGTTCCATAGACAAGGACAGGCCTG GTTTTGCACCACTGGGCTTCCTAGTGATGTTGTTGTCGAAGTTGGAGAAATGGCATTCCATCTTCATAAG TTTCCTTTGCTCTCAAGAAGTGGGGTCATGGAAAGATTGATTTCAGAAGCATCTGACGACGGAGAAGAAGCATGCAATATAAACCTCCCTGATATTCCTGGTGGGGCTAAAACATTCGAATTGGTAGCCAAATTCTGCTATGGTGTGAAACTTGAACTGACTGCTTCAAATGTTGTATACCTCCGTTGTGCTGCCGAGCACCTTGAAATGACGGAAGAGTATGGGGAAGGCAATTTGATCACCCACACCGAGACCTTTCTAAATCATGTAGTTCTTCGAAATTGGAAAGATTCTCTAAAGGCACTACAAACATGTGATGATATTCTCCCTTATGCTGAAGAACTTAACATTACAAAACGATGCATTGAGTCTCTAGCCACAAAAGCATCTACTGATCCTAATTTGTTTGGGTGGCCTGTTAAGGAGCATGGAGGCCCCATGCAAAGTCCTGGGGGGAGTGTCCTGTGGAATGGGATAAGTACAGGGGCAAGACCCAAAAAGTCGAGTTCAGACTGGTGGTATGAGGATGTGGCGACCTTAAGCTTGCCACTATATCAGAGATTGATTTCTGTTATGGAATCTCGTAGCATCAGGAAAGAGATTATTGCAGGGTCAATCACTTGTTATGCTAAAAAGTATCTTCCTGGGCTTAGTCGGCGTCAAGGAACTAGTGAGTCTAGTACACGTCTTGCACCAGCATCTTTGGGCTCCCCGCCATCTGAAGAAGACCAGAAGCTCTTACTTGAAGAAGTGGATCGGCTACTTCCATTGCAAAAGGGTCTGGTCCCAACCAGATTCCTGTTTGGTCTACTTCGGACAGCCATGATACTTCGAGCCAACCCATCCTGCATCTCGAATTTTGAGAAAAGGATTGGTATGCAGTTTGATCAAGCTACTCTGGAAGATCTTTTGATGCCGAACTTCTCTTATTCCATGGAGACACTCTACAATGTCGATTGTGTACAACGGATACTAGACCACTTCCTTACCGTGGAACAGATTGCAGGTGGGGCGTCACCAGGTTCAATTGAGGATGGCCAGCTGATTGGGTCACCTTCATTGACACCAGTGACGATGGTTGCCAAACTCATTGATGGATATCTTGCAGAAGTTGCTCCTGATGTTAATTTGAAGCTCCCCAAATTTCAAGCTTTGGCTGCTGCTGTTCCTGAATATGCTAGACACTTGGATGATGGTCTCTATCGAGCTATAGATATATATTTAAAG TCACACCCATGGTTGGCTGAGGCCGACAGGGAACAACTCTGCAGGTTGATGGACTGCCAGAAGCTTTCCTTGGAAGCTTGCACTCATGCTGCCCAGAATGAGAGGCTACCATTAAGAATAATTGTTCAAGTTCTCTTCTTTGAGCAGCTTCAACTTCGATCTTCAATTGCCGGCTGCTTTCTGGTTTCTGACAATCTTGATGGATCAAGGCAGTTAAGAAATGGCTTCTCTGGCTTTTCGGGATCTAACGAGGGTGGAGGGTGGGCGACCACTGTGAGGGAGAATCAGGTTTTGAAGGTCGGGATGGATAGTATGAGGATGCGTGTATCCGAGCTTGAGAAGGAGTGTTCTAACATGAGACAGGAGATTGAGAAGTTAGGTAAGGTAAAAGGTTCTAGCACATGGGGAAATGTATCGAAGAAGTTTGGGTTCAAGATCAAGTCCCAGATGTGCAGTGCTCAAGAGGGATCAGTTAGCAAACAGCTCGACGGAAATGAGAAAGCTGAGAAATTAAAGGAGAGGCGTGGAAAACACAAGAAAGCCTCTGTAAAAGATGAATGA